A genome region from Myripristis murdjan chromosome 16, fMyrMur1.1, whole genome shotgun sequence includes the following:
- the cdcp1a gene encoding CUB domain-containing protein 1a, with protein MSLSAVTVALQFFLFTFAVLNASGAQTLTITPGKGSTFNISRSQDKGSGCTVCSGAGRSRQCGPFALLRDNGAYSVEFNCAKPHDVFSVEIVRNIECTTKSCNGHIVLTESDSLPLLQFDRTFTWNLKAPTAQAFQIDFTKMGLRQINPSESCPDKHTFTLEARGNVSIGKYCKKGTIISAQVLNQGRFSLHVPAKQKLQNAKFDVSTGEKIKSLAIIKVLVPEGTSSSELFSPNYPNSFSDDDMIEWDFQVPAKHKTYVQFSNHMLPQCRKKPALEYQSKRNVNFSLSMTDTKPVQTEGNFSLILRNCEMDRRHKNSPGLNLNFKVSAAKMNSPVVCSVASQKGFSLYIEKKRPGSECELKMKSVTQEKITVPPGSTTQVSLQDCLPEDLHITARTVIECYQLKDCPKAPVLLTVPVLPDCLPAPLSNVTWTLRSPPHGTVELRSPNGTLRQSLPGQPCNDSIVVKLAEDDGTCLGHFCSQGAIKKVQIHTNMTVTAYSTGNKAQMSPKPVLSAFFREEISDRYIFTVSPKKGIPVHVATPGWPGGMKPHSTVSWIVSVPSGMGAHLMFANLSQPKCSKGHASIWVQSLGSQEEMYSRREDEEADSEITVYKSFYLNMSNCLPEKDSFSVVTQITLHKNKNLLLTVILSVVAALLAIFSIVLAVVCVVIRKKKKKLHHQVSIYNPNGTSSWPEPNGIPKSLDDDSHVYATIEDTLVYTHLLRKGEEMGIYGEHDTYQEFTGPTDAPKPAVSMTTVPNKVEGNDYRSFRPPSHHAPPLPNRPPSQGQHMVDNELYHNELYHTERQSEEGHFPDVTGSRELGPRLDPEGGN; from the exons ATGTCCTTATCAGCAGTCACAGTCGCTCTCCAGTTTTTCCTATTTACTTTCGCCGTCTTGAACGCATCAG GCGCCCAGACGTTGACCATCACCCCTGGCAAAGGCAGCACCTTCAACATTAGCAGGAGTCAGGACAAGGGGTCAGGGTGCACTGTATGCTCTGGGGCGGGACGTTCGCGACAATGTGGACCATTTGCCCTGCTAAGAGACAATGGTGCTTACTCAGTGGAGTTTAACTGTGCCAAACCACATGATGTATTCAGTGTGGAAATTGTACGAAATATAG AGTGTACCACAAAGTCCTGTAATGGACATATCGTCCTGACCGAATCTGACTCCCTTCCTTTGCTACAATTCGACCGCACATTCACCTGGAACCTGAAGGCTCCCACGGCACAAGCCTTCCAGATAGACTTCACCAAGATGGGTTTGAGACAGATAAATCCTTCAGAGAGCTGTCCAGACAAACACACCTTCACTCTTGAGGCCAGGGGGAATGTGTCCATCGGGAAATACTGCAAAAAGGGCACAATCATTAGTGCTCAGGTACTGAATCAGGGCAGGTTTTCTCTGCATGTTCCTGCCAAACAGAAGCTGCAAAATGCCAAGTTTGATGTGTCCACTGGGGAGAAAATCAAAT CCCTTGCCATAATTAAAGTGCTTGTACCAGAGGGGACCTCGTCTTCAGAGTTGTTCTCTCCGAACTACCCCAACAGTTTTTCTGATGACGACATGATAGAGTGGGACTTTCAAGTTCCAGCCAAACACAAAACGTATGTTCAATTCTCGAACCACATGCTACCCCAATGCCGAAAGAAGCCTGCACTGGAGTACCAAAGCAAAAGAAATGTGAACTTCTCACTCTCGATGACGGACACCAAGCCAGTCCAAACTGAGGGGAACTTCTCCCTGATCCTGAGGAACTGTGAGATGGACAGGAGGCATAAAAATTCTCCTGGACTCAACCTAAACTTCAAGGTCTCTGCTGCTAAGATGAATTCTCCAG TGGTGTGTAGTGTGGCTTCGCAGAAGGGCTTTTCCCTTTACATTGAGAAGAAGAGACCGGGCTCTGAGTGTGAGCTGAAGATGAAATCTGTCACCCAGGAGAAGATTACTGTTCCACCAGGCAGCACTACTCAGGTGTCGCTCCAGGACTGCCTTCCTGAAGACCTGCACATTACTGCCAGGACAGTCATAG aatgttacCAACTCAAAGACTGTCCAAAGGCTCCTGTCCTGTTGACTGTGCCTGTGCTGCCGGACTGCCTTCCTGCCCCCCTCAGCAATGTGACCTGGACCCTCCGCTCACCTCCACATGGCACCGTAGAGCTCCGCTCTCCCAATGGTACCCTCAGACAGTCCTTACCTGGGCAGCCATGTAATGACAGCATCGTTGTCAAATTGGCTGAGGATGATGGCACATGTCTTGGACACTTTTGCTCTCAGGGAGCCATCAAGAAGGTCCAGATCCACACCAACATGACAGTCACTGCCTACAGTACAGGGAATAAAGCACAAATGTCCCCTAAGCCTGTGCTAAGTGCCTTTTTCAGAGAAGAGATTTCAG ATAGGTACATATTCACGGTGTCTCCAAAGAAAGGCATTCCTGTCCATGTAGCCACTCCTGGCTGGCCCGGAGGAATGAAGCCACATTCCACCGTCTCCTGGATTGTCTCTGTGCCCTCTGGGATGGGTGCTCACTTAATGTTTGCCAACCTCAGCCAGCCCAAGTGCAGCAAAGGCCACGCCAGTATCTGGGTACAGAGCCTGGGCTCCCAGGAGGAGATGTACAGCCgcagggaggatgaggaggctgACAGTGAGATCACCGTCTACAAGAGCTTCTATCTCAACATGTCCAACTGTCTGCCTGAAAAAGACAGCTTCAGTGTTGTCACACAGATCACCTTGCATAAGAACAAAA ATCTGCTGCTGACTGTCATCCTGAGTGTGGTGGCTGCTCTACTGGCCATTTTTAGCATCGTTCTGGCAGtggtttgtgtggtgatcag gaagaagaagaaaaagttgCATCATCAGGTGTCCATCTACAATCCTAATGGCACCAGCTCATGGCCAGAACCCAACGGCATCCCCAAATCCCTCGACGACGACTCGCATGTCTATGCCACCATTGAAGACACTCTGGTGTACACACACCTGTTGAGAAAGGGGGAGGAGATGGGCATCTATGGAGAACATGACACATACCAGGAATTCACAGGGCCCACAGACGCACCCAAGCCAGCAGTCTCCATGACCACCGTCCCCAATAAGGTGGAAGGTAATGATTACCGATCATTCAGGCCCCCATCCCACCATGCTCCCCCACTTCCAAACAGGCCTCCAAGCCAAGGCCAACACATGGTGGACAATGAGCTTTACCACAATGAGCTTTACCACACTGAGCGACAAAGTGAGGAGGGTCATTTTCCAGATGTTACTGGGAGCAGAGAGCTGGGTCCGAGGCTGGATCCAGAGGGAGGGAACTGA
- the clec3ba gene encoding tetranectin, translating into MDTRAVCLVFCLLLLAHCTLQQNPSKKKNSKKDAANNAAIEELKKQINDIVAELNLLKEQQALQTVCLRGTKILGKCFLADPVKKTYHTANDDCIAKGGSLSTPVTGDENDQLYDYVRQSIGPEEHIWLGINDLVTDGHWVDQSGSSVRFKNWETEITLQPDGGRGQNCAILSTTANGKWFDENCRAEKASVCEFNIV; encoded by the exons ATGGATACCAGAGCTGTCTGCTTGGTGTTTTGCCTTCTCTTGCTGGCACACTGCACACTCCAGCAGAACCCGTCCAAGAAGAAAAATAGCAAGAAAG ATGCTGCAAACAATGCTGCAATTGAGGAGCTAAAGAAACAGATTAATGACATTGTAGCAGAGCTGAATTTGCTGAAAGAACAGCAAGCCTTGCAAACAG TTTGCCTGAGAGGCACCAAGATCCTTGGCAAGTGTTTTCTGGCTGATCCCGTGAAGAAAACCTACCACACAGCCAATGATGATTGCATCGCCAAGGGGGGCAGTCTGAGCACCCCTGTGACCGGGGACGAGAATGACCAGCTCTACGACTATGTGCGCCAGAGCATCGGCCCCGAGGAGCACATCTGGTTGGGGATCAACGACCTAGTGACCGACGGCCATTGGGTGGACCAGTCGGGGTCCAGCGTGCGTTTCAAGAACTGGGAGACGGAGATCACCCTGCAGCCGGATGGAGGCCGAGGCCAGAACTGTGCcatcctctccaccacagccaaTGGGAAGTGGTTTGATGAGAACTGCCGTGCTGAGAAGGCCTCTGTCTGCGAGTTCAATATTGTCTAG
- the fez2a gene encoding fasciculation and elongation protein zeta-2 isoform X2, giving the protein MAAQLAHFDDQWPDVSDLTMVSDRGIPQKSRASQPAERAAEGREDGVTEPHNKRFPAGETGALRSMEDLVNDFDQKLTECFRHYSGETDPAAAVSIIAEDSLLEKDEIWNSLTNNYGKVMPVDWKQSRTCSLHIPMFNLEEKPRMGNVTAELSDDEELREQLDMHSIIVSCLNDEPLFTAEQVIEEIEEMMQDSPDMEAEQNPSQSDLSMLSLDVQRSSSSPSFEDRVRAMSIAELNERLEETETAIRRFSEELIQHLALRDELDFEKEVKNSFISVLIDVQNRQKEHRELLKKKKKLKNGAGSSQGRVEKTLASYLTTVIPYEKKGHPPSIEDLQILTKILQAMRDDSDKVPGLLTDYILKVLCPT; this is encoded by the exons ATGGCGGCGCAGCTCGCACATTTCGACGATCAGTGGCCGGATGTGAGCGACCTGACCATGGTGTCTGACCGGGGGATACCGCAGAAAAGCCGGGCGAGCCAGCCGGCCGAGCGTGCAGCGGAGGGCCGAGAGGACGGAGTGACTGAGCCGCACAACAAGAGATTCCCTGCGGGGGAAACGGGAGCCCTCCGCTCCATGGAGGACCTGGTGAACGATTTCGACCAGAAGTTGACCGAGTGCTTCCGACATTACAGCGGGGAGACAGACCCCGCGGCTGCGGTGAGCATTATTGCCGAGGACTCGCTGCTGGAGAAAGACGA AATCTGGAACTCTTTGACCAACAACTACGGCAAGGTGATGCCGGTGGACTGGAAGCAGTCCCGGACGTGCTCCCTTCACATCCCCATGTTCAACCTGGAAGAGAAGCCA AGAATGGGCAACGTCACGGCGGAGCTGTCAGACGAtgaggagctgagggagcagCTGGACATGCACTCCATCATCGTTTCCTGCCTGAACGACGAGCCTCTTTTCACAGCCGAGCAG gttatTGAGGAGATCGAGGAGATGATGCAGGACTCTCCCGACATGGAGGCAGAGCAGAACCCGTCTCAGTCGGACCTGTCCATGCTCTCCCTGGACGTCCAgcgctccagcagcagccccagCTTTGAGGACA GGGTGAGGGCCATGAGCATCGCAGAGCTGAACGAGCGTCTGGAGGAGACGGAGACGGCGATCAGGAGGTTCTCCGAGGAGCTGATTCAGCATCTGGCTCTGCGGGACGAGCTGGACTTTGAGAAAGAGGTGAAGAACAGCTTCATCTCGGTGCTCATTGACGTGCAGAACCGGCAGAAGGAGCACCGTGAgctgctgaagaagaagaaaaaacttaaGAACGGAGCCGGGAGCTCCCAGGGCCGGGTGGAGAAGACACTCGCATCA TATCTGACCACCGTCATCCCTTATGAGAAAAAAGGACATCCTCCCTCGATCGAAGACCTCCAGATCCTGACCAAGA TCCTTCAAGCCATGAGGGACGACAGTGACAAGGTGCCCGGCCTCCTGACAGACTACATTCTCAAAG TGCTTTGCCCAACATAG
- the fez2a gene encoding fasciculation and elongation protein zeta-2 isoform X1, which yields MAAQLAHFDDQWPDVSDLTMVSDRGIPQKSRASQPAERAAEGREDGVTEPHNKRFPAGETGALRSMEDLVNDFDQKLTECFRHYSGETDPAAAVSIIAEDSLLEKDEIWNSLTNNYGKVMPVDWKQSRTCSLHIPMFNLEEKPRMGNVTAELSDDEELREQLDMHSIIVSCLNDEPLFTAEQVIEEIEEMMQDSPDMEAEQNPSQSDLSMLSLDVQRSSSSPSFEDRVRAMSIAELNERLEETETAIRRFSEELIQHLALRDELDFEKEVKNSFISVLIDVQNRQKEHRELLKKKKKLKNGAGSSQGRVEKTLASRFSMEGLSTVIQNGFRQTFGSGCTEKQYLTTVIPYEKKGHPPSIEDLQILTKILQAMRDDSDKVPGLLTDYILKALV from the exons ATGGCGGCGCAGCTCGCACATTTCGACGATCAGTGGCCGGATGTGAGCGACCTGACCATGGTGTCTGACCGGGGGATACCGCAGAAAAGCCGGGCGAGCCAGCCGGCCGAGCGTGCAGCGGAGGGCCGAGAGGACGGAGTGACTGAGCCGCACAACAAGAGATTCCCTGCGGGGGAAACGGGAGCCCTCCGCTCCATGGAGGACCTGGTGAACGATTTCGACCAGAAGTTGACCGAGTGCTTCCGACATTACAGCGGGGAGACAGACCCCGCGGCTGCGGTGAGCATTATTGCCGAGGACTCGCTGCTGGAGAAAGACGA AATCTGGAACTCTTTGACCAACAACTACGGCAAGGTGATGCCGGTGGACTGGAAGCAGTCCCGGACGTGCTCCCTTCACATCCCCATGTTCAACCTGGAAGAGAAGCCA AGAATGGGCAACGTCACGGCGGAGCTGTCAGACGAtgaggagctgagggagcagCTGGACATGCACTCCATCATCGTTTCCTGCCTGAACGACGAGCCTCTTTTCACAGCCGAGCAG gttatTGAGGAGATCGAGGAGATGATGCAGGACTCTCCCGACATGGAGGCAGAGCAGAACCCGTCTCAGTCGGACCTGTCCATGCTCTCCCTGGACGTCCAgcgctccagcagcagccccagCTTTGAGGACA GGGTGAGGGCCATGAGCATCGCAGAGCTGAACGAGCGTCTGGAGGAGACGGAGACGGCGATCAGGAGGTTCTCCGAGGAGCTGATTCAGCATCTGGCTCTGCGGGACGAGCTGGACTTTGAGAAAGAGGTGAAGAACAGCTTCATCTCGGTGCTCATTGACGTGCAGAACCGGCAGAAGGAGCACCGTGAgctgctgaagaagaagaaaaaacttaaGAACGGAGCCGGGAGCTCCCAGGGCCGGGTGGAGAAGACACTCGCATCA cGTTTCAGCATGGAGGGACTCTCCACTGTCATACAAAATGGCTTCCGGCAAACTTTTGGGAGCGGGTGCACTGAAAAACAG TATCTGACCACCGTCATCCCTTATGAGAAAAAAGGACATCCTCCCTCGATCGAAGACCTCCAGATCCTGACCAAGA TCCTTCAAGCCATGAGGGACGACAGTGACAAGGTGCCCGGCCTCCTGACAGACTACATTCTCAAAG CGCTGGTGTGA